Proteins co-encoded in one Quercus robur chromosome 8, dhQueRobu3.1, whole genome shotgun sequence genomic window:
- the LOC126694122 gene encoding probable amino acid permease 7 isoform X2: MGGEEEDQESALLGSSSQPDEPEEPLKRTGTVWTSIAYIITGVIGAGVLSLAWSVAQLGWIAGPLLMIVFAGITIISTNLLCDCYRYPDPECGPTRIRSYMEAVRVYLGEKSQKVSGVIALESLWGGAIAYVITAATCMRAIQKSNCYHKEGHQVPCAYGDTFYMLLFGLVQIVMSQIPDFHKMEWLSVVAAMMSFTYSFIGIALGFAKVIENGKIMGSITGVPASTLANKFWLVFEAFGDIAFAYPYSIIVLEIQDTLKSPPPENQTMKRASMVAIFVTTCFYLCCGCFGYAAFGNDTPGNLLTGFGFYEPYWLIDFANACIVLHLLGGYQAVPNVNYFSASLACL; this comes from the exons GGACCGTATGGACTTCAATAGCATATATAATAACAGGAGTGATTGGGGCAGGAGTTTTGTCTCTTGCATGGAGCGTGGCCCAACTAGGGTGGATTGCAGGTCCATTACTCATGATTGTCTTTGCAGGCATCACCATTATTTCCACAAACCTTCTATGTGATTGCTATAGATACCCAGATCCTGAATGTGGCCCCACTAGAATTCGGTCCTATATGGAAGCTGTCAGGGTGTATTTAG GAGAGAAGAGCCAGAAGGTGAGTGGAGTGATTGCGCTGGAGAGCTTATGGGGGGGTGCAATTGCCTATGTCATTACGGCTGCTACCTGCATGAG GGCAATTCAGAAATCAAACTGCTATCACAAAGAAGGGCACCAAGTTCCATGTGCATATGGTGATACTTTTTATATGCTGCTCTTTGGACTTGTTCAGATTGTTATGTCACAGATTCCAGATTTCCATAAAATGGAATGGCTTTCGGTTGTTGCTGCAATGATGTCCTTTACCTACTCTTTTATTGGAATAGCACTTGGCTTTGCAAAAGTAATAG AAAATGGGAAGATTATGGGGAGCATTACAGGAGTCCCGGCTTCTACTCTTGCCAATAAATTTTGGTTAGTCTTCGAAGCATTTGGGGACATTGCTTTTGCCTATCCGTACTCAATTATCGTTCTTGAGATCCAG GATACTTTGAAGTCCCCTCCCCCAGAAAACCAGACCATGAAGAGGGCATCAATGGTTGCCATTTTTGTCACAACCTGTTTCTACCTCTGCTGTGGATGCTTTGGATATGCAGCCTTTGGAAATGATACACCAGGAAACCTATTGACAGGATTTGGTTTCTATGAACCTTATTGGCTCATTGATTTTGCTAATGCCTGCATTGTTCTTCATTTGTTAGGAGGATATCAG GCAGTGCCAAATGTTAATTACTTCTCTGCATCCTTGGCTTGCTTGTAG
- the LOC126694122 gene encoding probable amino acid permease 7 isoform X3 — translation MGGEEEDQESALLGSSSQPDEPEEPLKRTGTVWTSIAYIITGVIGAGVLSLAWSVAQLGWIAGPLLMIVFAGITIISTNLLCDCYRYPDPECGPTRIRSYMEAVRVYLGEKSQKVSGVIALESLWGGAIAYVITAATCMRAIQKSNCYHKEGHQVPCAYGDTFYMLLFGLVQIVMSQIPDFHKMEWLSVVAAMMSFTYSFIGIALGFAKVIENGKIMGSITGVPASTLANKFWLVFEAFGDIAFAYPYSIIVLEIQDTLKSPPPENQTMKRASMVAIFVTTCFYLCCGCFGYAAFGNDTPGNLLTGFGFYEPYWLIDFANACIVLHLLGGYQWLCK, via the exons GGACCGTATGGACTTCAATAGCATATATAATAACAGGAGTGATTGGGGCAGGAGTTTTGTCTCTTGCATGGAGCGTGGCCCAACTAGGGTGGATTGCAGGTCCATTACTCATGATTGTCTTTGCAGGCATCACCATTATTTCCACAAACCTTCTATGTGATTGCTATAGATACCCAGATCCTGAATGTGGCCCCACTAGAATTCGGTCCTATATGGAAGCTGTCAGGGTGTATTTAG GAGAGAAGAGCCAGAAGGTGAGTGGAGTGATTGCGCTGGAGAGCTTATGGGGGGGTGCAATTGCCTATGTCATTACGGCTGCTACCTGCATGAG GGCAATTCAGAAATCAAACTGCTATCACAAAGAAGGGCACCAAGTTCCATGTGCATATGGTGATACTTTTTATATGCTGCTCTTTGGACTTGTTCAGATTGTTATGTCACAGATTCCAGATTTCCATAAAATGGAATGGCTTTCGGTTGTTGCTGCAATGATGTCCTTTACCTACTCTTTTATTGGAATAGCACTTGGCTTTGCAAAAGTAATAG AAAATGGGAAGATTATGGGGAGCATTACAGGAGTCCCGGCTTCTACTCTTGCCAATAAATTTTGGTTAGTCTTCGAAGCATTTGGGGACATTGCTTTTGCCTATCCGTACTCAATTATCGTTCTTGAGATCCAG GATACTTTGAAGTCCCCTCCCCCAGAAAACCAGACCATGAAGAGGGCATCAATGGTTGCCATTTTTGTCACAACCTGTTTCTACCTCTGCTGTGGATGCTTTGGATATGCAGCCTTTGGAAATGATACACCAGGAAACCTATTGACAGGATTTGGTTTCTATGAACCTTATTGGCTCATTGATTTTGCTAATGCCTGCATTGTTCTTCATTTGTTAGGAGGATATCAG TGGCTTTGTAAATAA
- the LOC126694122 gene encoding probable amino acid permease 7 isoform X1 — MGGEEEDQESALLGSSSQPDEPEEPLKRTGTVWTSIAYIITGVIGAGVLSLAWSVAQLGWIAGPLLMIVFAGITIISTNLLCDCYRYPDPECGPTRIRSYMEAVRVYLGEKSQKVSGVIALESLWGGAIAYVITAATCMRAIQKSNCYHKEGHQVPCAYGDTFYMLLFGLVQIVMSQIPDFHKMEWLSVVAAMMSFTYSFIGIALGFAKVIENGKIMGSITGVPASTLANKFWLVFEAFGDIAFAYPYSIIVLEIQDTLKSPPPENQTMKRASMVAIFVTTCFYLCCGCFGYAAFGNDTPGNLLTGFGFYEPYWLIDFANACIVLHLLGGYQIYSQPVFAYCERWLTKKFPNSGFVNNFYTVKLPLLPGFQWNLLRLCFRTAYVVSTTGIAMLFPYFNSVLGLLGALNFWPLNIYFPVEMYFVQKKIGAWTKKWIVLRTFSFVCFLVTVVGFIGSLESIISAELS, encoded by the exons GGACCGTATGGACTTCAATAGCATATATAATAACAGGAGTGATTGGGGCAGGAGTTTTGTCTCTTGCATGGAGCGTGGCCCAACTAGGGTGGATTGCAGGTCCATTACTCATGATTGTCTTTGCAGGCATCACCATTATTTCCACAAACCTTCTATGTGATTGCTATAGATACCCAGATCCTGAATGTGGCCCCACTAGAATTCGGTCCTATATGGAAGCTGTCAGGGTGTATTTAG GAGAGAAGAGCCAGAAGGTGAGTGGAGTGATTGCGCTGGAGAGCTTATGGGGGGGTGCAATTGCCTATGTCATTACGGCTGCTACCTGCATGAG GGCAATTCAGAAATCAAACTGCTATCACAAAGAAGGGCACCAAGTTCCATGTGCATATGGTGATACTTTTTATATGCTGCTCTTTGGACTTGTTCAGATTGTTATGTCACAGATTCCAGATTTCCATAAAATGGAATGGCTTTCGGTTGTTGCTGCAATGATGTCCTTTACCTACTCTTTTATTGGAATAGCACTTGGCTTTGCAAAAGTAATAG AAAATGGGAAGATTATGGGGAGCATTACAGGAGTCCCGGCTTCTACTCTTGCCAATAAATTTTGGTTAGTCTTCGAAGCATTTGGGGACATTGCTTTTGCCTATCCGTACTCAATTATCGTTCTTGAGATCCAG GATACTTTGAAGTCCCCTCCCCCAGAAAACCAGACCATGAAGAGGGCATCAATGGTTGCCATTTTTGTCACAACCTGTTTCTACCTCTGCTGTGGATGCTTTGGATATGCAGCCTTTGGAAATGATACACCAGGAAACCTATTGACAGGATTTGGTTTCTATGAACCTTATTGGCTCATTGATTTTGCTAATGCCTGCATTGTTCTTCATTTGTTAGGAGGATATCAG ATTTATAGTCAGCCAGTATTTGCATATTGTGAAAGATGGTTAACGAAGAAATTCCCAAACAGTGGCTTTGTAAATAACTTCTATACCGTCAAACTCCCATTGTTGCCGGGTTTTCAGTGGAATCTTCTCAGGCTATGTTTCCGAACTGCATACGTTGTATCAACCACTGGAATTGCAATGCTCTTCCCTTACTTCAATTCAGTCTTGGGACTGTTAGGGGCCTTGAACTTTTGGCCGTTGAATATATATTTCCCTGTGGAGATGTACTTTGTACAAAAGAAAATAGGAGCTTGGACAAAAAAATGGATTGTACTTAGGACATTTAGCTTTGTCTGCTTTCTTGTGACAGTTGTCGGTTTTATTGGATCACTTGAATCTATTATAAGCGCCGAACTCAGCTGA